The following are encoded in a window of Cytophagales bacterium genomic DNA:
- a CDS encoding YifB family Mg chelatase-like AAA ATPase has protein sequence MVSKISGSAVHGVDAFTIAIEVNIVSGTKFYIVGLPDNAVKESERRVESSIKHLGFKFPRHRVVVNLAPADKRKEGSAYDLPIALGILISSKQIKVNGLDKYMVMGELSLDGASSPIKGVLPIAIEARKHGFKGFVLPKVNAAEAAIVNNLDVIGVESLQEAIDYFEGNLVIEPLKKDTRELFLNTRNDYDADFADVQGQGNIKRALEIAASGGHNVIMIGPPGAGKTMLAKRLPSILPPLTLQEALETTKIHSVAGKTTERSSLIATRPFRSPHHTISDVALVGGGGNPQPGEISLSHNGVLFLDELPEFKRTVLEVMRQPIEERRVTISRAKTSVEYPANFMLIASMNPCPCGYYNHPDKECVCVPGMVQKYLSKISGPLLDRIDLHVEVTPVSFDQMTANRRNETSADIRERVIKAREIQSKRFEKQKDIYSNAMMPSQMVKKVCQINEAGKNLLKTAMEKLGLSARAYDRILKVSRTIADIEGTDEIKTEHLAEAIQYRSLDREGWAG, from the coding sequence ATGGTATCTAAAATATCAGGCAGTGCAGTACATGGTGTTGATGCTTTCACCATAGCGATTGAAGTGAATATCGTTTCGGGAACAAAATTTTATATAGTAGGCCTGCCTGATAATGCGGTTAAGGAAAGTGAAAGACGCGTTGAATCATCCATAAAACATCTTGGTTTTAAGTTCCCCCGCCACAGGGTAGTGGTAAACCTTGCCCCGGCTGATAAGCGAAAGGAAGGCTCTGCTTATGACCTGCCCATCGCATTGGGGATACTTATTTCTTCAAAACAAATAAAGGTGAATGGCTTGGATAAATACATGGTCATGGGTGAACTTTCGCTTGACGGTGCGTCAAGCCCTATCAAAGGCGTGCTGCCTATTGCCATTGAAGCAAGGAAACATGGGTTCAAGGGTTTTGTGCTGCCCAAAGTAAATGCCGCTGAAGCTGCAATCGTAAACAACTTAGATGTAATTGGAGTTGAGAGTTTGCAGGAAGCTATTGACTACTTTGAAGGAAACCTGGTAATAGAACCGCTAAAAAAAGACACCAGGGAGCTCTTTTTGAATACCCGTAACGATTATGATGCTGACTTCGCTGATGTACAGGGCCAGGGAAATATCAAAAGAGCGCTGGAGATAGCTGCATCAGGAGGGCATAATGTGATCATGATCGGTCCGCCCGGTGCCGGCAAAACCATGCTGGCAAAAAGGCTGCCTTCAATATTGCCCCCACTCACGCTGCAGGAAGCGTTGGAAACTACAAAAATTCATTCAGTTGCCGGTAAAACGACCGAACGATCATCCTTGATCGCTACAAGGCCTTTCAGGTCACCACACCATACGATCAGCGATGTGGCCCTGGTGGGCGGTGGCGGAAACCCGCAGCCCGGTGAAATATCTCTTTCGCACAACGGGGTGCTGTTCCTCGATGAGTTGCCTGAATTTAAAAGGACGGTGCTTGAAGTGATGCGGCAGCCCATAGAGGAGCGAAGAGTTACGATCTCAAGGGCAAAAACTTCCGTGGAATACCCGGCTAATTTTATGCTCATCGCCAGCATGAACCCATGCCCCTGCGGCTATTACAACCACCCAGACAAAGAGTGTGTCTGTGTTCCCGGGATGGTGCAAAAATACCTGAGTAAAATAAGCGGCCCCCTGTTAGACCGCATTGACCTGCACGTAGAAGTAACGCCTGTCTCATTTGACCAGATGACGGCTAACAGAAGAAACGAAACCAGCGCAGATATCAGGGAAAGGGTGATAAAAGCCAGGGAAATACAGTCAAAGCGGTTTGAAAAACAAAAAGACATCTATTCCAATGCTATGATGCCCTCCCAAATGGTGAAAAAAGTCTGCCAGATCAATGAAGCAGGTAAAAATTTACTAAAAACCGCCATGGAAAAATTAGGGCTCTCTGCCAGGGCCTATGACAGGATACTTAAAGTATCAAGAACCATTGCCGACATCGAAGGCACTGACGAAATTAAAACAGAGCATCTTGCCGAAGCCATCCAGTACAGGAGCTTGGATAGGGAGGGATGGGCTGGGTAG
- the gatC gene encoding Asp-tRNA(Asn)/Glu-tRNA(Gln) amidotransferase subunit GatC produces the protein MKIDKKTVQKIAHLARLEFKDKDEEAIIKDLNKMLEWVGKLNELNTAGIEPLTHLSEEVNVMRKDELKKHISHEQGLKNAPKKDSDYFRVPKVLEAHGA, from the coding sequence ATGAAAATAGACAAAAAAACCGTTCAAAAAATAGCCCACCTGGCAAGGCTGGAGTTTAAGGATAAAGATGAAGAAGCGATCATTAAAGATCTGAATAAAATGCTTGAATGGGTCGGGAAGCTCAATGAGCTCAATACTGCAGGCATTGAGCCGCTCACACATCTATCTGAGGAGGTCAATGTGATGAGAAAAGATGAGCTGAAAAAACACATCTCCCACGAACAAGGATTAAAAAACGCACCGAAAAAAGATTCGGATTACTTTAGAGTACCCAAGGTGCTGGAGGCGCATGGCGCATAG